In Zingiber officinale cultivar Zhangliang chromosome 1A, Zo_v1.1, whole genome shotgun sequence, a genomic segment contains:
- the LOC122038296 gene encoding pentatricopeptide repeat-containing protein At2g44880-like, which yields MHLNPPVPARIRTTSPLAFRHLRRFLTRLLVSGEIHRVSSLRRVTDLLALSSDHPSSPLISRPLARLYFHLFPSSTTFLYNLLIRAFSGSRRHPGESLSSFVSLLFSSSLPDRFTFPCLAKAACRLPSPAEGTQIHSQVLRRGFESDIYVLNTLLSMYSTFKDMVSAQRLFDSSSLSVDVVSWNTIIDGHIKVGDLEAARKLFDGMPAKNEVSWSSIISGYVGRGELDIARSLFDKMPVQRNVVTWNSMVSGFARQGLLPVARKMFDDMPVRNVISWNSMVSGYALNGEMDAARELFVQMPERDVVSWSCMISGYVQSNRFAEALYLFKEMQIDNLIKPNEVTMVSVLSACAHLVALEQGKWVHAYIDKNHMPLDNEHNLGAALIDMYAKCGSIETALKVFESLRRRNVSSWNALITGLAVNGLARESLYAFQQMLRYDLKPNDVTFLGVLMACVHGGLVCEGRQYFERMRTVYGIQPEMKHYGCLVDLLGRAGLLEEAEGVVRSMPMKPDIMVLGALLGACRIYRDVAAADRLKIDVLQLKAKQSGCHVLLSNIFATAGRWADAFEMRNSLKKTGIKKLPGSSSVELNGIVC from the coding sequence ATGCACCTGAATCCGCCCGTTCCCGCCCGAATCCGAACCACCTCCCCTCTCGCCTTCCGCCACCTCCGCCGCTTCCTCACCCGCCTCCTCGTCTCCGGCGAAATCCACCGCGTCTCCTCCCTCCGCCGCGTCACTGATCTGCTTGCTCTATCCTCGGACCACCCTTCCTCCCCCCTCATCTCCCGCCCACTCGCCCGCCTCTACTTCCATCTCTTCCCCTCCTCCACCACCTTCCTCTACAACCTACTCATCCGCGCCTTCTCCGGCAGCCGGCGCCATCCCGGGGAGTCTCTGTCCTCCTTCGTTTccctcctcttctcctcctcgcTCCCCGACCGCTTCACGTTCCCTTGTCTCGCCAAGGCAGCCTGCCGCCTTCCCTCCCCCGCCGAAGGCACCCAAATTCACTCCCAGGTGCTCAGACGAGGTTTTGAATCTGACATCTACGTGCTCAATACGCTTCTTTCGATGTACTCAACGTTCAAGGACATGGTCTCGGCGCAGAGGCTCTTCGACTCGAGCTCTCTATCGGTGGACGTCGTCTCCTGGAACACAATCATCGACGGGCATATCAAAGTCGGCGACTTGGAGGCCGCGCGTAAGCTGTTCGATGGAATGCCTGCCAAAAACGAGGTGTCCTGGAGCTCCATCATAAGTGGCTACGTAGGAAGAGGCGAGTTGGACATCGCACGATCGTTGTTCGATAAAATGCCGGTGCAGCGGAATGTTGTCACCTGGAATTCCATGGTGTCTGGGTTCGCAAGGCAGGGGTTGTTGCCGGTCGCCAGGAAGATGTTCGACGATATGCCCGTTAGGAATGTTATATCATGGAATTCGATGGTCTCTGGCTACGCATTGAACGGGGAGATGGATGCTGCAAGGGAATTGTTCGTTCAAATGCCAGAAAGGGATGTTGTGTCCTGGAGTTGCATGATTTCAGGGTATGTACAAAGTAATCGATTTGCAGAGGCATTATATCTCTTCAAAGAGATGCAAATTGACAATTTGATAAAACCCAATGAAGTAACTATGGTCAGTGTCCTCTCAGCTTGTGCGCACCTTGTAGCTCTGGAGCAAGGCAAGTGGGTCCATGCTTACATAGACAAGAACCACATGCCTCTCGACAATGAGCACAATCTCGGAGCTGCTCTGATCGATATGTATGCTAAGTGTGGAAGCATCGAGACTGCGCTGAAAGTGTTTGAATCTTTGCGTCGACGCAATGTTTCTAGTTGGAATGCTTTGATAACAGGTTTGGCTGTTAATGGGCTAGCTCGTGAATCACTTTATGCATTTCAGCAGATGCTGCGATATGATCTGAAACCCAATGATGTAACCTTTCTTGGTGTACTAATGGCCTGTGTTCACGGAGGGTTGGTATGTGAGGGGCGCCAATATTTTGAGAGAATGAGAACGGTATACGGTATTCAACCTGAAATGAAACATTACGGATGCTTGGTTGATCTATTAGGTAGAGCTGGACTGTTGGAAGAAGCAGAAGGTGTAGTCAGAAGTATGCCGATGAAACCGGACATCATGGTATTGGGAGCTTTGCTCGGTGCTTGTAGGATTTATAGAGATGTAGCAGCTGCTGATCGACTAAAGATAGACGTTCTCCAGTTGAAGGCCAAGCAGTCTGGCTGCCATGTTTTGCTTTCGAATATATTTGCTACTGCAGGTCGGTGGGCTGATGCTTTCGAGATGAGGAACTCACTGAAGAAGACTGGTATAAAAAAGCTTCCTGGTTCTAGTTCTGTCGAACTAAATGGAATTGTGTGTTAG
- the LOC122038295 gene encoding fimbrin-5-like: MSNFVGVIVSDPWLHSQFTQVELRGLKSKFLSAKKETGHVSVGNLPSLMAKLKGLKDLVAEQEIAETLSVSYPETNQELEFESFLKAYLDLLSQAAAKLGQAKNSSSFLKAATTTLLHTINESEKSSYVAHINSYLGEDSFLKKYLPLDPSTNDLFDLVRDGVLLCKLINVAVPNTIDERAINTKRALNPWERNENHTLCLNSAKAIGCTVVNIGTQDLVEGRPHLVLGLISQMIKIQLLADLNLKKTPQLLEVIDDSQDVDELVSLSPEKLLLKWMNFHLKKAGYKKTVSNFSSDVKDGEAYAYLFKALAPEHANTDIFNAKDPNERAKKVLEQAEKLDCKRYLSEKDIVEGSPNLNLAFVAQIFQHRNGLSADAKPISLSQMMPDDIQVSRDERAFRLWINSLGIATYVNNVFEDVRNGWVLLEVLDKVSPGSVNWKQASKPPIKMPFRKVENCNQVVRIGTKLNFSLVNVAGNDIVQGNKKLILAYLWQLMRFNILKLLKNLRYHSQGKELTDADILNWANSKVEGSNRTPQMDSFKDRNFSNGLFFLELLSAVKPRAVNWKVVTKGENDEEKKLNATYIISVARKLGCSVFLLPEDIIEVNQKMILTLTASIMYWSLRNSRPSEVNSNVPELLAEDSPTQPAAPSDTEGSGIADNISDFDNAAPDTPQSQNNNVALGR, from the exons ATGTCGAATTTCGTTGGAGTCATCGTCTCTGATCCGTGGCTCCACAGTCAGTTCACTCAAGTGGAGCTACGAGGTCTTAAATCTAAG TTTCTTTCCGCAAAGAAGGAGACAGGACATGTCAGTGTAGGAAACTTGCCCTCACTGATGGCAAAGCTGAAAGGCCTGAAAGATTTAGTTGCAGAACAAGAGATTGCAGAGACGTTAAGTGTGTCCTACCCAGAAACTAATCAGGAACTAGAGTTTGAATCTTTCCTCAAG GCATATCTGGATCTACTAAGTCAAGCGGCAGCCAAATTAGGTCAAGCAAAGAATTCTTCATCATTCTTGAAGGCAGCTACTACTACACTCTTGCATACCATTAACGAATCTGAAAAGTCATCTTATGTGGCTCATATCAATAGTTACCTTGGAGAAGATTCATTTTTGAAGAAATATCTTCCTTTGGATCCTTCTACTAATGACCTTTTCGATCTTGTCAGAGATGGTGTTCTCCTATG TAAATTGATCAATGTGGCAGTACCAAATACTATAGATGAAAGGGCAATCAATACAAAAAGAGCACTCAATCCCTGGGAACGGAATGAAAACCACACTCTTTGCCTCAACTCTGCCAAAGCTATTGGGTGCACAGTTGTCAATATTGGAACACAGGACTTGGTTGAAGGGCGG CCTCATTTGGTTCTGGGGTTGATTTCTCAAATGATAAAG ATACAACTCCTAGCAGATCTCAATCTCAAGAAGACACCACAACTGTTGGAGGTGATAGATGATAGTCAG GATGTTGATGAACTTGTCAGCTTATCACCTGAGAAATTGTTGCTAAAATGGATGAATTTTCATCTGAAGAAAGCAGGATATAAGAAAACCGTGTCAAATTTTTCTTCTGATGTGAAG GATGGTGAGGCATATGCTTACCTTTTTAAAGCTCTTGCACCTGAGCATGCCAACACAGACATTTTTAATGCTAAAGATCCTAATGAAAGGGCAAAAAAAGTACTTGAACAAGCTGAGAAATTGGATTGCAAACGCTACTTGAGTGAAAAGGATATTGTTGAAGGCTCTCCTAATCTGAATCTTGCATTTGTAGCTCAAATATTCCAGCATAG GAATGGTCTATCAGCTGATGCTAAGCCAATCTCCTTGTCTCAGATGATGCCCGATGATATCCAGGTTTCTCGAGATGAGAGAGCTTTTCGATTATGGATAAATAGTCTTGGAATTGCTACATATGTTAATAATGTGTTTGAGGATGTCAGGAATGG ATGGGTTCTTCTGGAAGTACTTGACAAAGTATCTCCTGGATCAGTAAACTGGAAGCAAGCAAGTAAGCCCCCAATTAAGATGCCATTTAGAAAGGTAGAAAACTGCAATCAAGTTGTAAGGATTGGCACAAAGTTGAATTTTTCACTTGTAAATGTTGCTGGTAATGACATTGTCCAAGGAAATAAGAAGCTCATTCTCG CTTATTTGTGGCAATTGATGCGGTTCAATATTCTTAAACTTCTGAAGAACTTGCGATATCACTCCCAAGGAAAAGAACTAACAGATGCTGATATTCTTAACTGGGCCAATAGCAAAGTTGAAGGATCAAACAGAACTCCTCAGATGGACAGTTTTAAG GATAGGAACTTTTCCAATGGATTATTTTTCCTTGAACTCCTTAGTGCCGTGAAACCGAGAGCTGTAAACTGGAAAGTTGTTACAAAGGGGGAAAATG ATGAAGAGAAGAAGTTGAATGCCACATATATCATCAGTGTCGCAAGAAAGCTTGGCTGCTCTGTCTTTTTGTTGCCTGAGGATATCATTGAG GTAAACCAGAAAATGATTCTCACTCTCACTGCTAGCATCATGTACTGGAGTTTGCGAAACTCCCGACCATCTGAGGTTAATTCCAATGTTCCTGAACTCTTAGCCGAGGATTCTCCCACACAACCTGCTGCTCCATCAGACACAGAAGGAAGTGGTATTGCAGACAATATTTCTGACTTCGACAACGCTGCTCCTGATACCCCTCAGTCACAGAACAACAATGTGGCTCTTGGCAGGTGA